The nucleotide sequence ATAGAACGGACTAAGGCTCATGCCCGCGTCCTAAGAGACTTGGCTATGCCAAGTCTTTTTCTTATACCAATTCGAGAATTGCCATCGGTGCAGCATCGCCGCGACGAGGACCAAGTTTCATGATGCGGGTGTATCCGCCCTGGCGTTCCGCATACTTCGGTGCGATGGTATCAAACAGTTTTCTAACAACATCTTCATCCATGAGGTACGATAATACCTGGCGACGCGCATGCAAATCGCCCCGCTTGGCTAAAGTGATCATTTTTTCGGCTAAGCCGCTGATTTCTTTAGCTTTTGCTTCGGTAGTCTCAATACGCTCATATGCAAAGAAGGAAGTTAAAATACTGCGAAACAGTGCTTTACGTGCACTGGAGTCACGTCCTAATTTTCTATAAGCCACATTCTTCCCTCCCCTACTCTTCAGCTTCGGTTAGTGCCAGACCAAGTTCAATCAATTTCTTTTTGACTTCTTCCATTGATTTGCGTCCGAGATTACGAACTTTCATCATATCCTCTTCAGACTTTTGAACCAGTTCTGCCACAGTATTAATTCCAGCCCGTTTCAAACAATTGTAAGAACGTACCGAAAGATCCAAATCCTCAATGGTCATTTCCAAAGTCTTGGAAGCTCCCTCTTGCGGCGCTTCGGTAAAGGTTCCTTCCGCTCCTTCATCTTCCGTCGGAATGCCTGCCATGTTCTGGAATAATTTTAGGTGAGCTATCATAATACCCGCAGCTTTGCTTACTGCTTCCTCGGGTCTTATGCTGCCATCGGTCCACACTTCCAATGTCAACTTGTCGTAGTTCGTCACGTTGCCGACACGTGTATCGGTAGTATTGTAATTGACCCGTTGGATAGGCGAAAAAATGGAATCAATGGGAATAACGCCGATCACATGTTCAGGTTTTTTGTTCTTATCAGCAGAAACATACCCGCGACCACGCTCTACGGTGATTTCCATCTTCAGTGAACCGCTGGCATCGACGGTAGCCAAATGTATATCCGGATTCAGTATTTCCACGTCAGCATCAGTAACGATATCCGCAGCGGTAACCTCACCTTCACCGGTAAAATCCACCCGTAAAACTTTTGGCTCGTCTGTATGCATTTTTATGCACAGTTCTTTGAGGTTTAAAATAATGTCGGTAACGTCTTCCCGCACGCCGGGAATGGTAGAAAATTCGTGAAGCACCCCTTCGATTTTCACCGAAGTAACCGCTGCCCCATGAAGCGATGAAAGGAGAATACGGCGCAAGCTGTTGCCCAGCGTAGT is from Propionispora vibrioides and encodes:
- a CDS encoding DNA-directed RNA polymerase subunit alpha, which encodes MNDIEKPNIEIVEISEDSRYGKFVCEPLEPGYGTTLGNSLRRILLSSLHGAAVTSVKIEGVLHEFSTIPGVREDVTDIILNLKELCIKMHTDEPKVLRVDFTGEGEVTAADIVTDADVEILNPDIHLATVDASGSLKMEITVERGRGYVSADKNKKPEHVIGVIPIDSIFSPIQRVNYNTTDTRVGNVTNYDKLTLEVWTDGSIRPEEAVSKAAGIMIAHLKLFQNMAGIPTEDEGAEGTFTEAPQEGASKTLEMTIEDLDLSVRSYNCLKRAGINTVAELVQKSEEDMMKVRNLGRKSMEEVKKKLIELGLALTEAEE
- the rplQ gene encoding 50S ribosomal protein L17; protein product: MAYRKLGRDSSARKALFRSILTSFFAYERIETTEAKAKEISGLAEKMITLAKRGDLHARRQVLSYLMDEDVVRKLFDTIAPKYAERQGGYTRIMKLGPRRGDAAPMAILELV